The following are encoded together in the Dyella terrae genome:
- a CDS encoding energy transducer TonB has translation MMRRLVVLLGALLLMSNAFASATEEVAKKQIESSMLVSGTVEINPDGSVRAYAIDQAKSLGPALNEFIRQAVMTWKFRIDTKEPVIAKAKMTLRLVAKSVDEKHDTLTIGSSSIGESDEAPSDSISWDRRLAPTYPKAAMDSGLTGVVYVLVMVDKDGTVKNAAVEQVNLTSYQPGWRTDVMRKILADAALKPTSRWTFHVPTTGKQVSAPYWLARVPVAFTSFGDSRREPFGQWQTYLRGPRQSISWVDNPSLLASNPDTVPDGAVKTVGLELRKLEGSDGT, from the coding sequence ATGATGCGGCGACTTGTGGTCTTGCTCGGTGCTCTACTGTTGATGTCGAACGCGTTCGCAAGCGCGACCGAAGAGGTGGCGAAGAAACAAATCGAGTCAAGCATGCTGGTGAGCGGAACGGTCGAGATCAACCCAGACGGAAGTGTTCGGGCTTATGCCATCGATCAGGCGAAGAGCCTTGGACCGGCACTCAATGAGTTCATCCGGCAGGCGGTAATGACGTGGAAATTTCGCATTGATACGAAGGAGCCGGTTATAGCCAAGGCAAAGATGACGCTGCGCTTGGTTGCGAAGTCCGTGGACGAAAAACACGACACCCTGACCATTGGTAGCTCCAGCATCGGGGAGAGCGACGAGGCGCCGAGTGACTCAATCTCTTGGGATCGTCGACTGGCACCGACATATCCGAAAGCAGCTATGGATTCAGGCCTGACGGGAGTGGTCTACGTGCTGGTGATGGTCGACAAGGACGGGACCGTCAAGAACGCGGCAGTCGAACAAGTCAACCTCACTTCCTACCAACCGGGCTGGAGAACGGACGTAATGCGGAAAATCTTGGCGGATGCCGCGTTGAAGCCGACCAGCCGCTGGACATTCCATGTGCCTACGACCGGCAAGCAGGTCAGTGCCCCATATTGGTTGGCGCGCGTGCCCGTCGCGTTCACAAGCTTTGGCGATTCGCGTCGGGAGCCATTCGGTCAATGGCAGACTTATCTTCGTGGCCCTCGCCAGTCGATCTCTTGGGTCGACAATCCAAGCCTTCTCGCTAGTAATCCTGACACTGTGCCAGATGGCGCAGTTAAAACGGTCGGTTTGGAGTTGCGGAAGCTCGAAGGAAGCGATGGGACCTGA